In the genome of Nocardia sp. NBC_00416, one region contains:
- a CDS encoding cytochrome P450 family protein, translated as MERESIVLDMAGADIHGESARLRAQGPAALVELPGGVPAWSVTDAAVLKSLLADPRVSKDPRQHWTAFVNGEITADWPLLPWIAVENMFTAYGADHRRLRKLVSPAFTHRRTTALRPRVEALIADLLDRLAAAPAGQVVDLREGYAYPVPIQVITELLGVPESLGPGLRVCVDRYFDTTIDQEQAQANFVEMYGLVTELVTYRSENPGDDITSVMIASRDEDGSQLTEKQIVETLMLVINAGHETTVNLLDQAIVALLTHPQQRSAALAGQVNWSDVVEETLRYEAPVAHLPLRYAVEDIEIAGLRISKGEAILASYAAASRDPKIHGATTDTFDATRTVKDHIAFGHGAHHCIGAPLARMEGELALPALFKRFPNMRLAVDVSELKPVVSFVSNGHQELPVYLN; from the coding sequence TTGGAACGCGAATCCATCGTCCTGGATATGGCCGGAGCCGATATCCATGGGGAGTCGGCACGGCTGCGTGCCCAGGGACCTGCCGCGCTGGTGGAACTGCCCGGTGGCGTTCCCGCCTGGTCGGTCACCGATGCCGCGGTGCTGAAGAGCCTGCTGGCCGATCCGCGTGTGTCCAAGGATCCGCGGCAACACTGGACGGCGTTCGTGAACGGCGAGATCACCGCGGACTGGCCGCTGCTGCCCTGGATCGCGGTGGAGAACATGTTCACCGCCTACGGCGCGGACCATCGCCGGCTGCGCAAACTGGTGTCGCCGGCATTCACCCACCGGCGGACCACGGCGCTGCGTCCCCGGGTCGAAGCGCTGATCGCCGACCTGCTCGACCGGCTGGCCGCTGCGCCCGCCGGGCAGGTGGTCGACCTGCGCGAGGGTTACGCCTACCCGGTCCCGATCCAGGTGATCACCGAACTGCTCGGCGTACCGGAGTCGCTGGGGCCGGGTCTGCGGGTATGTGTCGACCGATACTTCGACACCACCATCGATCAGGAGCAGGCGCAGGCGAATTTCGTCGAAATGTACGGGTTGGTGACCGAACTCGTCACCTACCGGAGCGAGAATCCGGGCGACGACATCACCAGCGTGATGATCGCCAGCCGCGATGAGGACGGTTCACAGCTCACCGAGAAGCAGATCGTCGAGACGCTGATGCTGGTCATCAACGCCGGTCACGAGACGACGGTCAATCTGCTGGATCAGGCGATAGTCGCCCTGCTCACTCATCCGCAGCAGCGGTCCGCCGCGTTGGCGGGGCAGGTGAACTGGTCGGATGTGGTGGAGGAGACGCTGCGCTACGAGGCGCCCGTCGCGCATCTGCCGCTGCGCTACGCCGTCGAGGACATCGAGATCGCCGGCCTGCGGATCAGCAAAGGTGAGGCCATCCTGGCGTCCTACGCCGCGGCCAGCCGTGACCCGAAGATCCACGGCGCGACCACCGATACCTTCGACGCGACGCGGACCGTCAAGGACCACATCGCGTTCGGGCACGGGGCCCACCATTGCATCGGCGCCCCGCTGGCGCGGATGGAAGGCGAACTGGCGCTGCCCGCACTGTTCAAGCGGTTCCCGAATATGCGCCTGGCGGTGGATGTGAGCGAACTGAAGCCGGTGGTCAGCTTCGTTTCCAACGGTCATCAGGAATTGCCTGTGTACCTGAACTGA
- a CDS encoding ABC transporter permease, with protein MTAPSRTRTAGAFTGTGVLTRFALRRERFPLVAWIVGDTLVYWSQAVALDAAYPNQSDLDALARSMSGNAAMIAMAGPPRVLDTVAGQVAFQSSAFGMAVAGLMSMFLIGRHTRANEETGRDELIRSGVVGRYAPPTAAALVTVGANLLLGAAITLSLISYGLPVAGSLALGVGATCAGWVFGAIALLAAQVSASTRACYAITGTALAVSYLLRAVGDVGNGVLSWFSPLGWGQAMRPYDGEIWWPAGLSVLVAIGIGVAAARVLDRRDFGAGLIAPRPGPARAAESLHGTVGLAWRLQRGLLFGWAVGMFLGGMSFGTIGDDVDDLLGDIDLDQILGQNMGSMVDAFYAMAVAILAIIASAYTISAGLRLRSEEMSGHAEPLLSTGLGRVRWTVGHLVLVLGGSAVVVALSGFGMGVTYGLITGDPAQMVTLTGAALTYLPAVWVLGGVTLLLFGFAPLINSAAWLVMAFCVVVLMFGATLKFPGWLMSLSPFDNIPLVPATAFDPVPVLLTSAVALLLCAAGIFGFRRRDLQTN; from the coding sequence ATGACGGCGCCGAGCAGAACCCGGACCGCGGGCGCTTTCACCGGCACCGGTGTCCTGACCCGGTTCGCGCTCCGCCGCGAACGCTTTCCGCTGGTGGCCTGGATCGTGGGCGATACCCTGGTGTACTGGTCACAGGCGGTCGCGCTGGACGCCGCGTACCCGAACCAGTCCGATCTGGACGCACTCGCCCGGAGCATGTCCGGTAACGCCGCCATGATCGCCATGGCCGGACCGCCCCGGGTGCTGGATACCGTGGCGGGCCAGGTCGCGTTCCAGTCCAGTGCGTTCGGTATGGCGGTGGCCGGGCTGATGAGCATGTTCCTCATCGGACGCCACACCCGCGCCAACGAGGAAACCGGACGCGACGAACTCATCCGCTCCGGGGTGGTCGGCCGCTACGCGCCGCCGACGGCGGCGGCCTTGGTCACGGTCGGCGCGAATCTTCTACTCGGGGCGGCGATCACCCTCAGCCTCATCAGCTACGGTCTTCCGGTCGCGGGTTCGCTCGCGCTGGGTGTGGGCGCCACCTGCGCCGGCTGGGTGTTCGGGGCGATCGCGCTGCTCGCGGCGCAGGTCAGCGCGAGTACGCGCGCCTGCTACGCGATCACCGGAACGGCGCTGGCGGTCTCCTATCTGCTGCGCGCGGTCGGTGATGTCGGCAACGGGGTGCTGTCCTGGTTCTCGCCGCTGGGCTGGGGGCAGGCGATGCGGCCCTACGACGGCGAGATCTGGTGGCCCGCCGGGCTTTCGGTGCTGGTCGCGATCGGCATCGGGGTGGCGGCGGCCCGGGTCCTGGACCGGCGAGATTTCGGCGCCGGACTGATTGCGCCGCGGCCGGGGCCGGCGCGCGCCGCCGAATCCCTGCACGGAACGGTAGGTCTGGCCTGGCGGTTGCAGCGGGGTCTGCTGTTCGGCTGGGCGGTCGGGATGTTCCTCGGCGGGATGTCGTTCGGCACGATCGGTGACGATGTCGACGATCTGCTGGGCGATATCGATCTCGACCAGATCCTCGGCCAGAACATGGGCAGTATGGTCGACGCGTTCTACGCCATGGCCGTCGCGATCCTGGCCATTATCGCCTCCGCGTACACCATCTCGGCCGGGCTGCGCCTGCGGTCCGAGGAAATGTCCGGACATGCCGAACCGCTGCTGTCCACCGGACTGGGCCGGGTGCGCTGGACGGTCGGTCATCTCGTACTCGTGCTGGGCGGTTCGGCCGTCGTAGTAGCACTCAGCGGTTTCGGAATGGGCGTCACCTATGGCCTGATCACCGGCGATCCGGCACAGATGGTCACACTGACCGGAGCCGCGCTGACCTATCTTCCGGCCGTGTGGGTGTTGGGCGGTGTCACGCTGCTCCTGTTCGGCTTCGCGCCCCTGATCAACTCGGCGGCCTGGCTGGTCATGGCTTTCTGCGTGGTCGTCTTGATGTTCGGCGCGACCCTGAAATTCCCCGGATGGCTGATGAGCCTGTCCCCGTTCGACAATATCCCGCTGGTTCCGGCGACGGCATTCGATCCGGTGCCGGTACTGCTCACCTCGGCGGTGGCACTGCTGTTGTGCGCGGCGGGGATATTCGGGTTCCGTCGCCGCGATCTGCAGACCAACTGA
- a CDS encoding cytochrome P450, which translates to MDPTGPYIPMYSEEFAADPHKVYREMRRRFGSLAPVELAPGVPATLVIGYHTAVRILNDPERFPADPRVWQRGVPENCPVLPMMEYRPNPLRTVGNDRTRYRAAAVAAIGEVDMHALHSTIEEIAVTLINSFCGDGYCDVVGQYASPLIFATLNAMLGCPPELGHRAARGLAAMFDTVGAAEGNATQADALLELARLKRVQPGDDITSRLVRHSVQLSDEETRQQLALIYGAGTEPPQNLVANTLLLMLTDERFAANVLDGSLSTRDALDEVLFNDPPMANYCISYPRQPILIDGIWLPAHQPVVISMTACNNDPAINTGGLTDNRSHLAFSVGTHSCPARSVALLIVQDAIDQLLDAVPEMELAVPRSELRWRPGPFHRALVSLPVTFPESPPIRIGGR; encoded by the coding sequence ATGGACCCTACCGGGCCCTATATCCCCATGTATTCGGAGGAATTCGCCGCCGATCCGCACAAGGTGTACCGGGAGATGCGGCGGCGCTTCGGTTCGCTGGCCCCGGTGGAGTTGGCGCCGGGAGTACCGGCCACCCTGGTTATCGGCTACCACACCGCGGTGCGAATCCTCAATGATCCGGAGCGTTTTCCGGCCGATCCTCGGGTATGGCAGCGCGGGGTCCCCGAGAACTGCCCGGTGCTGCCGATGATGGAGTACCGGCCGAATCCGCTGCGGACCGTGGGCAACGATCGCACTCGGTACCGGGCGGCGGCGGTCGCGGCGATCGGTGAAGTCGATATGCACGCGCTGCATTCGACCATCGAGGAGATCGCGGTAACGCTGATCAACTCGTTCTGCGGGGACGGCTACTGCGATGTGGTCGGCCAGTACGCGTCACCGCTGATCTTCGCCACACTCAATGCCATGCTCGGTTGCCCACCCGAACTCGGGCATCGCGCGGCCCGTGGATTGGCGGCCATGTTCGATACGGTGGGTGCGGCCGAGGGCAATGCCACGCAGGCCGACGCGCTGCTCGAACTGGCCCGGCTCAAGCGGGTACAGCCCGGCGACGACATCACCAGCCGCCTGGTGCGGCATTCGGTGCAGCTCAGCGATGAGGAGACCAGACAGCAGTTGGCGCTGATCTACGGCGCGGGTACCGAACCGCCGCAGAATCTCGTCGCCAATACGCTGCTGCTGATGCTGACCGACGAGCGGTTCGCGGCGAACGTGCTGGACGGGAGTTTGTCGACCCGGGATGCGCTGGACGAGGTGCTGTTCAACGATCCGCCGATGGCGAACTACTGCATCAGCTATCCGCGTCAGCCGATTCTGATCGACGGCATCTGGTTGCCGGCGCATCAGCCGGTGGTGATCAGCATGACCGCCTGCAACAACGACCCGGCCATCAATACCGGTGGGCTGACCGATAATCGGTCGCACCTGGCCTTCAGCGTGGGAACGCACAGTTGTCCGGCCCGGTCGGTGGCTCTGCTGATCGTGCAGGATGCCATCGATCAGTTGCTGGACGCGGTCCCGGAGATGGAACTCGCGGTGCCCCGTAGTGAGCTGCGATGGCGCCCGGGCCCGTTCCACCGGGCGCTGGTCTCGCTGCCGGTGACCTTTCCCGAGAGTCCACCGATCCGAATCGGCGGTCGCTGA
- a CDS encoding cytochrome P450 — MRRRFGSLAPVELSPGVPATLVIGYHAALQILHDPDHFPADPRAWEKNIPADCPIRPMMEWRPNPIRSAGRDHLRYRSAAATALGKVDLHRLHTTVEQVAIPLINSFCEVGHCDVVSQFALPLAFSIHNATLGCSPDIGQRAATGMAALFDTVDAERGNQMLSEALLELIRVKRADPGADITSWLVEHPVALDDEEMLHQLVTLYGAGIEPVQNLISNTLLLMLTDERFAANVLDGSLSTRDALDEVLFNDPPMANYCISYPRQPILIDNVWLPAHQPVMISMAACNNDPAIRTGEVTDNRSHLAFGTGPHACPARPAAVLIVQDAIDQLLDALPEMELAIPANELQWRPGPFHRALSALPVTFPESPPISAGIQ; from the coding sequence ATGCGACGGCGCTTCGGTTCGCTGGCCCCGGTGGAACTGTCGCCGGGGGTACCGGCCACCCTGGTGATCGGCTACCACGCGGCATTGCAGATCCTGCACGATCCGGATCATTTCCCGGCCGACCCACGGGCCTGGGAGAAGAACATACCCGCTGATTGCCCGATCCGGCCGATGATGGAGTGGCGCCCCAACCCGATTCGCAGCGCGGGCCGGGACCACCTCCGTTACCGCTCGGCAGCCGCCACGGCGCTCGGGAAGGTCGATCTGCATCGGCTGCACACAACCGTCGAGCAGGTCGCGATACCGCTGATCAACTCGTTCTGCGAGGTCGGCCACTGCGATGTGGTCAGCCAGTTCGCATTGCCCCTCGCCTTCTCCATACACAATGCCACCCTCGGCTGCTCGCCCGATATCGGCCAGCGCGCGGCCACCGGGATGGCCGCCCTGTTCGATACCGTCGATGCCGAGCGCGGCAACCAGATGCTGTCCGAGGCATTGCTGGAACTGATCCGGGTCAAACGCGCCGATCCCGGCGCCGATATCACCAGCTGGCTGGTCGAGCATCCGGTGGCGTTGGACGACGAGGAGATGTTGCACCAGCTGGTGACGCTGTACGGGGCGGGTATCGAACCGGTGCAGAACTTGATCTCGAACACCCTGTTGCTGATGCTGACCGACGAGCGGTTCGCCGCGAACGTGCTGGACGGGAGTTTGTCGACCCGGGATGCGCTGGACGAGGTGCTGTTCAACGATCCGCCGATGGCGAACTACTGCATCAGCTATCCGCGCCAGCCGATCCTGATCGACAATGTCTGGTTACCGGCGCACCAGCCGGTGATGATCAGCATGGCCGCCTGCAACAACGATCCCGCCATCCGCACCGGCGAGGTGACCGACAATCGTTCGCATCTGGCATTCGGGACGGGCCCGCACGCCTGCCCGGCTCGTCCGGCGGCGGTACTGATCGTGCAGGACGCGATCGATCAGCTGCTGGACGCCCTCCCCGAGATGGAGCTGGCGATCCCGGCGAACGAGTTGCAGTGGCGACCGGGTCCGTTCCACCGGGCTCTTTCCGCTCTCCCGGTCACTTTCCCCGAGAGCCCGCCGATCAGCGCCGGGATCCAATAG